In Paludibacter propionicigenes WB4, the genomic window GAATATATTAAACGTCACATGAAACTTGACAAAACTCAAGCCGATGAAAAAGATTCTATTGAGGTAGTAAGAATCTGTACTCAATATGCTCAAAACGGTATGTGGAATATCTTTATCACCCTTATGACAGCTACATTGGCTTTTGCGCTGTTTGACCCCAACTTCTTTGTGGCGTATCTTATTTCTATAGCTATCTTTGGTTTGTTCCAGGCGCTTTATATGGCCAATGCCGGTGGTGCATGGGATAATGCCAAGAAATTGGTGGAAGTAGATTTACAAGAAAAGAATACTCCGTTGCACGATGCTTCAGTAATTGGCGATACAGTTGGCGATCCATTTAAAGACACTACTTCAGTAGCACTTAACCCTATTATCAAGTTCTCTACTTTATTTGGATTGTTGGCAGTAGAAATTGCAGTTAACATGTCAACTGTTGGTGCTGATGGTGTTAAACACTATACCTTAGCACACTTTATCACTGCCGGAATATTGTTGGCAATATCCATGTATTTTGCATGGCGTTCGTTCTACAAAATGAGAATTAAAGTAGAAGAGTAGTAATAAAAGTGATAACTTAGTTTTAAACTAACGTTTTAATAAACACCATATAAGTTCTGTTGATACAGGCTTATATGGTGTTTTTACATCCAATGTCTTCGGTTTTTCACAGAATATGTTATCTTTGTATCTCAATTTAAGTTGAACTACAGAAACAATAAATAATTCATTTATAAAACAATAGGCGATATGCATAACTGGTTTGAGTGTAAAATAAAGTACGAGAAAACTGCCGAAGAAGGCAAAATAGTAAAAGTAAATGAAGCTTATCTGATCGATGCATTGTCGTTTACCGAAGCCGAAGCGCGTATCATTGAGGAAATGCGACCTTTTATCAGCGGTGAGTTTACGGTGGCCAATATCCGCAGGGCTAAAATCAACGAAATGTTTTTTAATGAAAACGGCGACAAATGGTATCGTGCTAAAGTTATGTTCGTATCGCTGGATGAAGAAAAAGGTGTCGAAAAACGTACTGCTGTCACCATGCTTGTACAGGCCACTGATATTAAAGAAGCCCTTGATGGAATTACAGAAGGTATGAAAGGCTCAATGGCCGATTATGAAATTGCTGCCATTACCGAAACCACTATCATGGATGTATTTAAATACGAAGCGGAATAATTAATTAGTCCGTAGTAGGAAGTAGACAGTAAGTAGTTAATAAAGCT contains:
- a CDS encoding DUF4494 domain-containing protein; its protein translation is MHNWFECKIKYEKTAEEGKIVKVNEAYLIDALSFTEAEARIIEEMRPFISGEFTVANIRRAKINEMFFNENGDKWYRAKVMFVSLDEEKGVEKRTAVTMLVQATDIKEALDGITEGMKGSMADYEIAAITETTIMDVFKYEAE